Proteins from a single region of Apis mellifera strain DH4 linkage group LG7, Amel_HAv3.1, whole genome shotgun sequence:
- the LOC100576974 gene encoding uncharacterized protein LOC100576974 encodes MTRANRKRGRDAEEESSEFMPLSKRINNLHINGLSGMQENVSENMETDCCSRSFMPSPNYSELSQGSPLYDGYSSSQSSYIAEYKPDLDAIENPFYYESNKLLFSLYMERIQRTSDSF; translated from the exons ATGACTCGGGCTAACAG aaaaagaggGCGTGATGCAGAAGAAGAATCTAGTGAATTTATGCCATTaagtaaaagaattaataacctTCATATTAATGGTCTATCAGGCATGCAAGAAAATGTGTCTGAAAACATGGAAACAGATTGTTGCAGTAGGAGTTTTATGCCGTCTCCAAATTATTCAGAACTTTCTCAAGGATCACCATTATACGATGGATATAGCTCTAGCCAAAGTAGTTACATAGCGGAATATAAACCTGATTTAGATGCTATTGAAAAtccattttattatgaaagtaATAAGCtactattttctttatacatgGAACGTATACAGAGAACATCTGATTCATTCTGA
- the LOC552585 gene encoding LOW QUALITY PROTEIN: uncharacterized protein LOC552585 (The sequence of the model RefSeq protein was modified relative to this genomic sequence to represent the inferred CDS: substituted 1 base at 1 genomic stop codon) has product MNFTPFPGFTTGSLPTGTVHQFATAKFAQNLPTGGQVVGVLSGGEGGVHYLRPVDPNGFAVAQGGNNQQQQIITLPITVPGKDGTQQQQTVQIQVVNPSVSQSGNSGDQPKYHLAPISLGQFPQGAATVLTVAYSQQGADGVQIQVQPQNTVATTQTSDQTTQSTSTAVTTTSQQTIQQTVQLPGAPEGLTVVAQIPQDLILRESMEESKEDVKEGTTPVALIKRGSIKNQGNQSGEEYITSMPASWQSLATPGSTVADYLSRLPASTLPLSLQHFLKFSAETIKREATIESSPLGADGLDASGSTASGEQAVQITVASGETAIIPDVVEEQEPGTKPKRKKKYKKKPPKPKKPKPGQVSIVTALDGTTLFCCPQCNMAYPEKELLEQHLIGHKIERRFICDICGAGLKRKEHLERHKLGHNPDRPFICSVCMKGFKRKEHLNLHFVIHSGQKTEVCTECGKAFYRKDHLRKHARSHLAKRIKEDPSNIADTSQNSQQQTDQQQQQAEQLQQQADQLQQQSSVSELQQIQIQVGQGSQAQIHQIAVSEQSTVVLPTAAETGAMAMLHHQQQQQQQQQQQQQQQQQQQQQQQQQQQQQQQQQQQQHXQQHTAPNQPGRFFRFNHQQARGRARRFAMNFPPFGSHFPGTIPSIHQFATDGSGGAGGRYANHFPNQPPIGVPVMGKYRPESNGVQSAQSQVMMNNKANYPNSNVHHYPNVPYSQAQPVQQRPSNSPGMPEKRSYHQQATETINQQDVCNLLQDKDKTKEKKADEQQRNGETTTNGSQQDYTMHQHHQQHAHTQTPATMPATWQSLATPGSTVADYLSHLPASTLPLSLHHFLKYSAESIKKESEMAQTTSVAVATTTTPNIMMSPNNKKKKKKKAPKEKKPRPKPGEIRLTTALDGSTLYCCPECHMAYPERELLEQHLLGHTLERRFVCDICGAGLKRKDHLTRHKQSHNPERPYVCTVCLKAFKRKEQLTLHFVIHSGEKRHVCTECGKGFYRKDHLRKHTRSHIARRVKAELSQNAGTQQNQQQNNVSNMQTTAVTASSVLSGGHPGPLLS; this is encoded by the exons ATGAATTTCACGCCTTTTCCCGGCTTTACGACAGGCTCGCTACCGACGGGCACCGTTCATCAATTTGCAACCGCAAAATTCGCGCAAAATCTACCTACTGGTGGTCAGGTGGTTGGTGTTTTATCTGGCGGCGAAGGTGGAGTTCATTATCTGAGGCCGGTCGATCCGAACGGGTTCGCAGTGGCTCAAGGGGGTAATAATCAACAGCAGCAAATTATTACGCTGCCAATTACTGTACCTGGAAAAGATGGTACGCAACAGCAACAAACCGTCCAAATCCAGGTGGTTAATCCCAGCGTTTCGCAAAGTGGAAACAGCGGTGATCAGCCAAAGTATCATTTGGCTCCTATATCTTTGGGACAATTTCCCCAAGGTGCCGCAACAGTTCTCACTGTTGCATACAGTCAACAAGGTGCAGATGGGGTACAGATTCAAGTGCAACCACAAAACACAGTGGCGACAACACAAAC atctgATCAAACAACTCAAAGTACATCCACAGCAGTTACTACTACATCTCAACAAACTATTCAACAAACAGTACAACTTCCAGGTGCACCTGAAGGATTAACTGTAGTTGCACAGATTCcacaagatttaattttacgcGAAAGTATGGAAGAATCAAAAGAAGATGTGAAAGAAGGTACAACACCAGTTGCTCTTATTAAAAGAGGtagtattaaaaatcaagGAAATCAAAGTGGAGAAGAATATATTACATCTATGCCTGCAAGTTGGCAAAGTCTTGCAACTCCAGGATCAACTGTTGCTGATTATCTTTCTAGATTACCTGCTAGTACTTTGCCTCTTAGTTTACAgcatttcttgaaattttcggCAGAAACTATTAAGAGAGAAGCTACTATTGAATCAAGTCCTCTAGGAGCTGATGGCTTAGATGCATCTGGAAGTACTGCATCTGGTGAGCAAGCAGTGCAGATTACCGTAGCAAGTGGAGAAACTGCTATTATTCCTGATGTTGTTGAAGAACAGGAACCTGGTACTAaacctaaaagaaaaaagaaatacaagaaaaagCCTCCAAAACCAAAAAAACCAAAGCCAGGTCAAGTGAGCATAGTTACTGCTCTTGATGGTACAACATTATTTTGTTGTCCCCAATGTAACATGGCTTATCCTGAGAAAGAACTTCTGGAACAACATCTTATTGGgcataaaatagaaagaaggTTTATTTGTGACATTTGTGGTGCAGGTTTAAAACGGAAAGAACATTTAGAACGGCATAAATTGGGTCACAATCCAGATAGACCTTTTATTTGTTCAGTTTGTATGAAGGGTTTTAAACGAAAGGAACATTTGAATCTTCATTTCGTTATACATTCTGGACAAAAAACTGAAGTTTGTACTGAATGCGGTAAAGCATTTTATCGTAAAGATCATTTGAGAAAACATGCTAGATCTCATTTGGCAAAACGTATTAAAGAAGATCCTTCGAATATTGCTGATACCTCTCAAAATTCACAACAGCAAACGgaccaacaacaacaacaagcaGAACAATTACAACAACAAGCAGATCAATTACAACAACAATCATCAGTATCTGAATTACAACAAATTCAAATACAAGTAGGTCAAGGATCTCAGGCACAAATTCATCAAATAGCTGTTAGTGAACAGTCTACTGTTGTTCTTCCAACTGCTGCTGAAACTGGTGCAATGGCTATGCTTCATCAtcaacagcaacagcagcagcagcagcaacaacaacagcagcaacaacagcagcagcagcagcagcagcagcagcagcaacaacagcagcagcagcagcagcagcagcagcattAGCAACAGCATACCGCCCCGAATCAACCTGGGCGGTTCTTCCGATTCAATCATCAGCAAGCCAGAGGTCGTGCAAG ACGGTTTGCAATGAATTTCCCGCCGTTCGGAAGCCATTTTCCCGGTACTATTCCAAGTATTCACCAGTTCGCAACCGACGGCTCCGGCGGTGCAGGCGGACGTTACGCCAATCATTTTCCCAACCAGCCTCCAATTGGAGTGCCGGTTATGGGAAAGTACCGTCCTGAAAGCAACGGCGTTCAATCTGCTCAGTCACAAGTAATGATGAACAATAAAGCAAATTATCCCAACAGCAATGTTCATCATTATCCAAATGTACCATATTCCCAAGCTCAACCAGTTCAACAGCGGCCCTCTAATTCGCCTGGAATGCCAGAGAAACGGTCGTATCATCAA CAAGCAACAGAAACAATAAATCAACAAGATGTTTGCAATCTCCTACAGGATAAAGATAAAACTAAGGAGAAGAAAGCAGACGAGCAACAGCGCAATGGAGAAACAACAACAAATGGTAGTCAACAAGATTATACAATGCATCAACATCATCAACAGCATGCTCATACTCAAACTCCAGCAACTATGCCTGCTACATGGCAATCTTTGGCTACTCCTGGATCTACAGTGGCAGATTATCTCAGTCATTTACCTGCTAGTACTTTACCATTAAGTTTAcatcatttcttaaaatattctgcTGAGAGTATTAAGAAAGAATCAGAAATGGCACAAACTACTTCAGTAGCTGTAGCAACTACGACAACACCTAATATAATGATGTctccaaataataaaaagaaaaaaaagaagaaggctcctaaagaaaaaaagccaCGACCAAAACCTGGAGAAATTCGTTTAACTACAGCTCTAGATGGTTCTACATTATATTGCTGTCCAGAGTGTCATATGGCATATCCAGAACGTGAATTATTGGAGCAACATCTTCTAGGACATACTTTAGAACGAAGATTTGTTTGCGATATTTGTGGTGCAGGTCTCAAAAGAAAAGATCATCTTACACGTCACAAACAGAGTCATAATCCTGAACGTCCATATGTTTGTACTGTTTGTTTAAAAGCtttcaaaagaaaagagcAGTTAACATTACATTTTGTTATACATTCGGGTGAGAAACGACATGTATGCACAGAATGTGGCAAAGGCTTTTATCGTAAAGATCATTTAAGAAAACATACCAGAAGTCATATTGCAAGAAGGGTAAAAGCTGAACTCAGTCAAAATGCTG GTACACAGCAAAATCAACAacaaaataatgtttcaaatatgCAAACCACAGCTGTTACAGCATCATCTGTTCTTTCTGGTGGACATCCAGGACCTCTCCTATCCTGA
- the LOC100578834 gene encoding zinc finger protein 616 gives MAYDTRNIKYSSEMHNHQHNQPNITGYTYSGHPVPHAQHTDENRNENNCGNKETCSQISHQSSGTQTIQKVDAATMTDPLQIDFRLTSEYLARCSSTLGLPYVTKYEENSNNSTHNCQEIRPKIEFEVEPQHINGMLIYHCPECAYRFEDREALHEHLEDHRQRPHICDICGASLKRKEHLDRHKQGHNKDRPYQCNMCCKAFKRNEHLARHMIIHSGSKNQVCTECGKAFYRKDHLKKHLQSHNSSRNKNLNSSQNNQNSHNNGDEGLSSFAMMMRQTGPPPFSILRT, from the exons ATGGCTTATGATAcacgtaatataaaatattcatctgAAATGCACAATCATCAACATAATCAACCTAATATAACTGGATATACATATTCTGGACATCCAGTACCACATGCTCAACATAcagatgaaaatagaaatgaaaataattgtggAAATAAGGAAACATGTTCTCAAATATCTCATCAATCTTCGGGTACACAGACAATTCAAAAAGTAGATGCAGCAACCATGACTGATCCATTACAAATAGATTTTAGACTTACTTCTGAGTATTTAGCACGATGTTCTAGTACATTAGGTTTACCATATGTAActaaatatgaagaaaatagcaataattcaACTCATAATTGTCAAGAAATTCGaccaaaaattgaatttgaagttGAACCACAACATATCAatg gtatgttaatttatcattgtCCAGAATGTGCATATAGATTTGAAGACAGAGAAGCGTTACATGAACATTTAGAGGATCATAGACAACGACCCCACATCTGTGATATTTGTGGTGCAAGTTTAAAACGCAAAGAACATCTAGATCGTCATAAACAAGGACATAATAAAGATAGGCCTTATCAGTGTAATATGTGTTGCAAAGCATTTAAACGCAATGAACATCTTGCACGTCATATGATTATTCACTCTGGTAGCAAAAATCAAGTTTGTACAGAATGTGGCAAAGCTTTTTATAGAAAGGATCATTTAAAAAAGCACTTGCAAAGTCATAATAgtagtagaaataaaaatctaaatagttcacaaaataatcaaaatagtCATAATAATGGCGATGAAGGATTAAGTAGTTTTGCAATGATGATGAGACAAACTGGGCCACctccattttctattttaagaacttaa